The Nitrospira lenta DNA window AGCGTTCTCATCACCGCTGTCGCGTCGGCTTTCAGTATCCGGTGTTCGTCCAAGAAGCTCTGGAACTGCTCTTGCTTCTCCTGCTTCCGGCCAAGGATTCGCTGGAGATCTCCGACCAACACCGCTTCCCGTTTGAAATGAACGTCCACGGGGCCGGTAAAGAATCGGAGCAGTTCCCGCAACGTACCTCTATCCATTCCCCTCGCCTCACCGCCCCCGACGGAGCGAGGACTCATCGCCGTTTCAATCATGGCCAATTGATCCAGAATCTTTCGGTGCTCTCGCTTGAGAAGGGCAACCGGATCGACGGTGATACTCGTTCGCCTGCATTCTGGAGACACCATCGTTCCAGGATCCCCTGTACGAAAGCTCAAACCTGCGCGCGATGCGTCCGCCTTATGCCGCGCTCACTGTACCGAGCAGCAAGGCAGAGCCACACTGGGATTGGCCGGTCCGGTCTATGATGTATCTCAATGTTTTGGATAGGCCATTGGGCCTATAGCGAGAATCGCCATCAGCCGTCCGCGATGGAGTCGCACGCACAAGACTGATGGCTACATGCTGGGGGCGCGGGGCGGAATTCCGAAGGGGTCGTGCGATGCTGCCGAGAGGGAATCGAAGAGGAATGCCGTTTCAGACTGATGGCCGAACGCTGAAGACGGCTTCTAGCGCCGAGCTATTCTGGCGAGACGGTCTGGATTCAGTAAGGTGATGGTGCGTCCATCGATGGTGAGCAACGCCTCATCCCGGAACAGGCCGAGCAGGCGGATGGCGGTTTCAACCGTGATCCCGGCCATCTCAGCCACTTCTTCCCGTTTGAGCGTCAGTCCAACCCGGACATGATCGTCGTCTTTTTTGCCGAACCGATCGCCGAGCTCCAGCAGCAGGCCGGCCAATCGCTCGCGAGCCGTCTTGAATGTGAACTGATCGAGATGATCCATATTGACCCCGACCTCATGACTGAGGAGTTGAATCAGTTTGATCGCCAGTTGAGGATTTCTATGGATGACCGCAAGGTAGCGTTCTTTGTCGATGACGCAAACTTGCGAGGGTTCCAATGTCTCACACGTCACTTCATGGAGCGCACGCTCCCCAAAGACATGTTTCTCGATCAGCTCACCAGGGCCCAAGATCCGGACGATCTGCCGCTGGCCTCGCGCCGAAGAACGAGTCAGCTTGACCTTGCCCGCGCACAACAAATAGAGGCCCAAACATGCATGGCCTTCATAGAAGACGGTCTGGTGAGGCGCGTAGTCGAGGGTGCGTTTGATTGTCTGGAATTCGGCGAGGTCGCTGCCTTTGAGATCGCACAACACGACCTTCGCGCGAAGCGCGCAGGTGTCGCACCGCTCAATGGAACAGGGTTTCCGTTTCACGATGTGCCGATCATTCAGAGCGAGAAGAACTTTGGCCGGCATCGACATGATGCCGGCCAAAGACTCCAGCCTGATAACACTCTCTCACTGCCACTCTCGTCCTACTTCACCACCATCGACACTTTCGTCCCCGCGGGCTCCTGTGCGTCACGCGCACAACGGAATCCCATCCAATTGATCTTGGTGTGGGGGTCGGTCCCATTGCGCATGGCGACGCGCATCGTCGTGGTGCTGTCCATCCATCCGCCGCCCCGGAACGCTTTCTGTGTGCCGGCCTCCGGACCTTTCGGATTGCGATCCGGCGCGGATGCGTAATAATCCTTGTCGTACCAGTCGGACACCCATTCGGACACGTTCCCGATCACTTGATAGAGTCCGTACGGGCTCACCGCTTTGTCGTATCGGTCGACTGAAATGATCGGGGGATACAACAACAGCCGCTCCGGACGATCGCGCACGGGACCGGACAGGCCGGTTCGTCCGAAATTCGCTCGCGTCGGGCCGGCCAGTTCAGGCCCCCAGGGAAACAGCCGTCCATCGGTGCCGCGCGCCGCCTTCTCCCATTCCGCTTCGGTCGGCAGCCGGCGTCCCGCCCACTTGCAGTACGCATCCGCGTCATACCAGGAGACATGCATGATGGGATGGTGCGCCATCGTCTCCTGGAAATTCCCGCCGTCATACCGCCAGTCCAATTGCGGCTTCCGATCGGTCGCCAGAATAAACTTCAGATATTCCAGCGCCGTCACTTCGTACTTGCCGATTTCGAAGGCATCCAGATAGACCCGGCGCTGCGGCATTTCCCCGCGATAGGCCAACCGGTCCGTCTTTTTATCGCTGCCCATGATGAATTCACCGGCCGGCACCAGCACCAGCTCATCCTTGCTCTTCACGTTCGCCACCCGCTGCGCAGCGAGTTTCTTGCCGGCCGCGGTCCACTCGACGACAATATCCTGCGTATCGAGCGCCCAGGCGGCCTGCGCCACGACCAGGAACGCTGCCGTCATCACGACTGCGCTGATCATCCGCTCCCATATTCTGCACTGCTTCGTTCCCTTCCGCTCCATAACTCGGCCTCCTCTGATCATTTATGCGGACGATGCGGCACCGGCGGTGGGGGTACCACGACTTCCGTCGTCAACACCGGACCGGCGCTCTCCTGTTGAGATGATTTTGCACAGCGAAACCCTGTGAGATAACTCTTCCTGGTCGGCTCTCCGCCGTTGCGTCCGGCGGATCTCGCTACTTCCGGATCTTCATTCCACGAGCCGCCTCGAAACACTTTTAATTCACCGGTCTTCGGACCTTGCGGATTCTCGTTGACCCCCAAGCGGTAATACTCCGGGTCGAACCAATCGGACACCCATTCGCTGACATTGCCGGCCAGCTGGTAGACCCCGTACGGGCTCACCCCTTTGTCGTAGCGATTGATGTTGGCTAACGGCGGGTACTTGGCCCCTCGCTTGGACCCGGGATGCGCGATGTTGCTCTTAATCCAGCCGGCCGGTTCATCGCCCCAGGGAAACATCCGGCCATCGGAACCCCGTGCCGCCTTCTCCCATTCCGCTTCGGTCGGCAAACGCTTGCCCGCCCAGCGGCAATAGGCATCGGCTTCCTGCCAGCTGACATTGATCACCGGATGCGTCGCCATTTTGTCCGGGAACGGTTTCGCCCGCCAGAATTGCGGCCAACTCGCGCCGGTGGACAGCGCAAATCTAAGGTACTCCACGTTCGAGACTTCGTAGCGATCGATCTCAAACGCGTCGAGCGTGACCCGGTGCAGCGGTTGTTCTTGCGGCCCGGCCGCCGGATCTTTCCGGGGATCGCTGCCCATCAAAAACTCGCCCGCCGGCACCGTGACCATGCCGCCCGGCACTTCGATCATGGCCATCTGCTCGACCTCGTCCAGCGGAGTCCAGAGCGGCGGCTGAGCCGATGACTCATGATTCGCGTGAGCGACGCTCCAGGCGACGAGGCAAGAGGCAAGGGGCAGGAGGCAGGAAAGAACACTGGCGTACCACACACTGCTCTTCCGATTGCCGCTCATTCCCTGCCCTCTCGCCCCTTAGCCGCTCGCCGTTTCGTGCGGTTTAGTGATCCTGCTTATGAACCAGCGGATCGATTTCTTTCTTGGCTTCCTCGGTCACGTTGTAGCGCGTATACGCATGGTCCAACACTTCATTGGCATAGAGCCGGCCCGTCGGAGCCGGGACGGAAATCGCAGCCTCCACGGTCCCCTTCGGGCTCACCGTCACGGTCTGCTCGGTTGTCGTGCGAACGTAGGGATGCCAGACCACCAGCTTATAGGTACCGGGCGGCACATCGGTCAGGGTAAACCGGCCCTGCTCGTCCGTCTTGGCAAAGTACGGATTCGTAATGGCCAAGCCCCAACTTTCCATATAGGCGTGGAACCCGCATTGCATCACGAAAATGCGGCGGTTCTTGCTGAGATTGACCAACTGCTTCATCGGCGGCCCCGCCATATGTTTGTGATACATCCCAGCTTCGGTGCGATCCTTAAAATTGCGAGGATGTTGCGAATTCATCGGCAGGGGCACATTGAAGAGGACACGCGCGCCTAAATTCGAGGTTTCATAGGCCTGAATGTCGTGCATGACCGGGTCCATGTTGACGACGGTCACTGACTGATCGTCCCGCACGACGGTGGTGAACGGCAGAAACAGACAGTCTCGCGCCTCGATCTGCGGCACTGTCTTTTCCTCGAACGGTTTGCCCTTCTCAATTCCTTCCAGATAGACCACCACATCGCGGAACTCGCCGTCGGACCCGACCTGGAACGGCTGGAGAATCCGCCAGCCTTGTCCGTCCGAAATACGCCCACAATAGAAGGGGTCGGGCAGCGTCGTCAGGTTGTAGCCTTTCGGCTTGGGAACTGCGCCATCGAGCTTCACGGTCCCCGTGATGGTCCCGCCATCGGAGACCGTGGCTTCTTCATAGGCCAACGCCGGACTGCCCACCGCCAGCGCCAATATTCCCGCAATCAGTTGTGTTTTGATCGTCATTACTCTCCGGCCTCCTTCGTCAGATTGAGGTTAAGGTGAAAACTGAAGTCCCTTGATCTCCAGTATACAGGGATCGCCCCCCTTATCTCAGCCTCCCCCATCCCTTTCAAAACACAAGTGGGGGAGCCGCATAGTTCTGGCAGCTCCCCCACGAGGTGTTACACCATGTCCGCTCCGCTTACTTCATTGCGGTCGGAATGGCTTTCACTGCGGGCTCCGCTTCCGCCTGCTTGGCGCCCATACCGGCTGCGCCGAGCGGTTGGATCCGTGAATCGCCAGTCGGCAAGACACGGAGGTAGCCCCACTGTCCGGACTGCGTGTACGGCAGCCGCGCGTTGGACCAGACGAAGTCACCCACCTGACGATACGGTCCGCCCGCACCGCCACGGATAAACACGTCCAGCACTTCCGACCCGGCATACTCTACAACGCTGATCATGTCGGCACCCGGCATATACGGCTCGATGGGCCACTCATGGCCTTCGACGCCGAACATTCCGTTCTGCTCGCTGTTCGCACCGATGACATGGATGCGAATCGCGTCGCCCGCATGCGCCTCGATCAGAGGCGTGACGGGATCCTCGGGCTTATCCACCGCACAGGGCTGGAAAATCTTCCCGAGCGAGCAGCCTTGCTCTTCACGGAACTTGTACGGTTCGGCGCGGTAGTTCACCGACGTCAAACCGGCGACGTTCTGCACATAGGGCATGAACGCGGTTCCGATGATGTTGTCTTCATCCTGGAAGAACAGAGCGACATCGCGATAGTTCCGCCTGCCTGCATTCTCAGACAAGCTGGTATCGACGATGACGTCCGCACGCCAGCTATTCTTCTCCGAGACATCGGCGCCGGTGACCGGATCGCGGTACTGCGATCCCTTCGGACCGACGACAATGGCACCGTACAATCCGTTACGCGGATTGACGACGATGTTCCCACCATCCCACACCAGCGACGTCGTTTCCTTGTTCGCCGGATGCGCATAGTAGGTGTAGCCCCGGCTTTCGCCCGGACCGATGGTCTGCTCGCCGCTGTTGTTGCCGACGTTCAGCCCCTGGCTGTCTCTCGGATCGAAGGCCAATCCCGGCGCAAAGAACGACGCCCGGCTTGCCTTCATCTTGTTCTTCAGATTCACCTTGATGCAATCACCAAGGTTGACGCGCAGCGTCAGCGGATTCGGGGTGACCCCGCTGGCGACCGTCGTGGCTTCGGATTCGAGCGCGAAGATCTTGCCTTCCGGCATGGTCATTTCAATCTTCCGCTCGAAGTCCACCTCAATCGCATCCGGTGCCTTCGGATGGAGCTTCATCGGGCGATCCAACGCCACGACATTGAAGTTCTTCACCGGAGCATCAGCCGGACAGACCGAGCTGGGAGTGGCTGGAATCCCGAGGGGATTGGTCCCCCTGGGAAGCGGCTTCAGATCCGCGGTTTCCTTATCCAGCACGCGCACGATGCCCCATCCGCCTTCGGCGAAGTGTGACGTTCTGCCGTTGAAGTGGATGTAGTCACCGGGCATGCCTTGGAATCCGCCCGCCTTGGTCACGAGGTCATACCGCTCGGCGATCCCGACGTGAATCGAGTTCTTCCGGTTGGCATCCGCCGCATACCGTTCCGTGAGGAAGGTGTGGCCGGCGATCGTCCAGACGTGCGATTCGTTCATCAGCTGGTGCAACAGGCGGAACACCATGGTGTCGCCCGTGTACGCCCGCAGGAGCGGTGTACCCGGATCCCCATGGATCGCGCTGCTGAACAGCTTCGACGTATCGGGATTGTTCGAGAGACGTTGTGCAAACGGAGCCGCGCGGAAATTGAAACCGCTGCCGGTCGTATGCGTCCCGCCGTTGATGTACTTGTTCGGTGCGTTCATGATCTTATCGGGCATCTGGAACGACACCGTCTTGCCTGCTTCCAACGCCACTTCGATCGGCTGTCCCGGAGGATTGCCGGCTTCGATGACGTTGACCGTGTGGGGCACCGTGTCGTGGATGGAGACCATCAACTCACGGAAGCTGCCGCTCACACCGGCACCGATCGGCTCATTGCTATGGATGTCCGCCACCGGACCGCTCCACACCAGCTTGCCGTTCTTCGGATCGTGATAGGTGGACCCGAACGGCTCCACGATCGTCACGCCGAACCCGCCATGTGGCCAGGTCGTTGCGCCGAACGCGTGGTCATGCCAGAACACGGTCCCCATATCCACGTCCACCCACCACCGATACCGCACGAACTCCGGCGACACGAGGTCGTTCGCCGGGTGGTTGTTCTTCAACGGCTTGAAGAAGGTCACCTGATCGCCCTTGATCTCCTTGATCCGGGCGACTTCGGAGCAGCTCTTATCCCGCGGCAGTGACGCCGTCGGATCGTTGCCCTTCTCTAAGCAATCCATGCCCACCATGACTTCCGTGTTCACATGGAAGGCCGTGGCGCCAGGGGCCAGCTGAATCTTGATGGAGCTGGCTCCGGCTTTGGCTCCGCCGATGATCTTGGCGACCATCGGAGCGGGCAATCCGTGCTTCGTCTTCTTCCCCCACATCGTGAAGGGGCGCACGGACATTTCATACTCCATCCCGGAGATGACTCCGTCCGAGTTCCCTGTATCGAACTGGAAGAAGTGGGGATGGATGTTGATCTTCGACGACTGGAAATTCGTGTAGTCGTCATCGTCCCACTCGCTGGTGAGGACCAAGTCCACGCAGTCATACACGTTGGCGCGAATGACCGCCGGAAGCTTGAGATCGTCGTTGGCTCTGGTCAACCGCTCTTCTTCGTGGAGCAGATAGATCAGACCGTCTTTATCCACCATGGCCGGCTCTTTCCCCTGCTTCTTGGCCAGGGTGATCGGCATGCGGACAAAGTGAATGTTATAGAACTTCCGGTTCGCATTGACCGGGCAGAGACTCCAACGTCCCTGCTCGCCGGGCTGGGCCGGCTCGGAAGTCCGCTCACCGTTGGCATCCTGGTGGATCGGCTCCAGCCAGGGGGCGCCACTATGGTTCGCAGAGAAGGGCACGCGCTTGCCGAAGTGCGGTTTGAACAGCGGCCAGGCCATCTTGCCCGTGGTCGGGTCAAAGAGAATAGCCGGTCTGGTGCTGTCATCCCACTTGGCGGCCCATGGATACTTGGGGTTCGCCGCAGTGCTCTCGCGCTCGCCCCGAGCGATGTTGCCATCCCACTTCCAGTCCCACACCGTCGAGTCATAGGCCATGATCTGGCCCTTCTCGTCATTGGTGTGGCCTGGTTGACCCTGAGCCGGCACGAACATTTCGACCCAATCCTTGACGTTCACGATCACCGGATCGGACTTCCAGTTCGTCTTCTGGCTCTTGTCGACAATCTTGAAGGTCTTGCCGAACCAGTCGAGGGTCGAACCGATCAATTTGTCCGACGAGACACCCTGCCGCATGCGGCCCTGACGATCAGGCAACTCACGCATATCCGGCATCGTGTCGGTATGCGCCGCACCAACTTGGAGGGTGTTGTAGAACCGGCCGTACCCCCACATGCCCGCGACGTAGTGATGCGCCACATGGCAGTGATAGAGGAATTCGCCAGCCAAATGCTGACAGCCGCCGCCGCCGCACTCCGGCTCCAGGTCGAGCGCTTCGGACGGACCGACGACTTCCACGTCCACCCGATCGGATTTGGTCCGAACGACCGGATACTTCACCGGACCGTCCTGACCTTTATACCAATGCTCTTCCTGATCGGAACGCGGGCTGCGCTGCCAGCGGATCGTTCCGCTATGGGGATGGTGGGAGTGGAACACTTCCGATCCACCGTGCACCAACCGCCACTTGACCGGGTCACCCAGGTAACCGCGAGCCACCGTGGTGGGAGGATCGCCGAAGGTGTACGCACTGTACGCCATCGACTCGTCCTCGAACCCGAAATACTCATGCTGCAAATGCATCTGATCGATGCCGAACGGCTCGCTGCGATAGTTGATCGCGCGGCCACCCGGACGATAGGCGTCTGTCAACGGATCGCGCTGCGGCAAGAAGTCACCCTTCTTGTTCAGCGGACGGAACGCTTCGTCGCCGATTTCGTGATAGAAGAGCACGAATTCGCGGAAGTCCGGTCCCGAGCCGTTATCGATCATGACCTGCCATCCGCCATTCGTGTCGGGCGCCGCGCCCGTACCGAGCGGATCGAGGTACTTAGAACCCTTCGGTTCGACGATGAAGGCGCCGAACAGGCCCAACACCGTCAACTCGCGGTCATGGCTCCATGAATGGAACTGCCGCACACCTTCCTGCATGCCGGGGTTGATATACCATTCGAAGTCCTGCGTCTTACCCGGTGAGACGACCGTATCAGGATTCGTGGTGGTCGCAGGCTTTCCGGTGGCGCTCACAATCATGCTGGAAGCCTGAATGACTAAGCTGCCATCCTCGCCTTCCATCTGATTCCGCAGCGTCATCTTGACGCAATCGCCCTGGTTGGCGCGGAGCACCAACGGCTGAATCGCATCGCCCTGATTTCCGGTCGTCACTGCGCCCGGATCAAAACCGTCCTTCTCGCGAGCGGCTTTGTTCTTAGACTCTTCGGCCCGGACTTTGTCGATGTCGCCCGTGTGGACGTACATGTACCCTGGATAGAAGTCGAGCCAGCGATTCAAGCTGATCTCGATGTTGATCATCGAGACGTCGTACTTCTTGACCGGAGCATTGGCCGGACACTTCCCGCCGGACGCGATGACCGGCTCGCCCTTGCCGGAATCCGTCATGAGTAGGAAGCTGCTGCCGTCCTGCCCCATGTACTGGTGCATCATCGACATCTCGTTGAACGCACCGGAGGTCGGGGTTGCCTGCGCGTCTTTCTTCGCCTGGTCCCCCAGCTTCTCCATCAAGCGATGGTGCTGCATCTCCATCTTCTCTGCATTGCCGGCACGACCCTCCATGGCGTTTTCCACCACGGTCTGGCCTTTGAGCTGTTGCGTCCAACCCGGCATCGCGACCGGAGTCGCGTGACCGTCATGCGACGGTTCGCCAGGTCCTGCGGCAAACAGCCATGGTGTTGCCACCAGGCTGCCTGTCAGCAACACGCTGTGCAGCATCAACGACAGGCGGCTACGCCGCCGTTGACGCTGAGATTGAAGTTGAAAAACCCTCATACACGGCCTCCCCCTGTTATGACCGCCCCTACCATGGGCGGACGGTTAAAACACACCGACAACGAATGCCCTTCGTCCGTGTTCCGCGTACCTTTTTTCAAAAAGCACCGGCCTCCGACTCTACCCGGCCTCTCCACTGGAGGAATTTAGAGCTGGTGAAGGATCCTTCTTACGAAGGAATGGGTCATTCGGAGGCCGGTCCAAAATTACCCAGACCTTCACCAGCGAGACTTTCTATCCGCAAGCGCTATGCCTAACTCGATACACTTTCAGCATATTTTCGATTTTCCAGTCCTGGAGCGGCTCCGCTGCCCTTCATTCATTCCTCAGCACAGGACCCTCGAATGGCGTGATTCCACAGCCATAGACAGTCCCCTACGTCTCTAACTTTTGAATCCTGTATTTTCATGTAGTTGCACTGTCTAGCCGTCTAGACAGTGCAGATTGATTGGTTGGGGCAAATAAGGGCACGGAAGGATTATTGGAGGCCGTACTCTCGCAACTTATTGTAGAGACCAGCTCGGCTGATCTTGAGTAGCTTGGCTGCCCGGAGTCGATTGCCACCGGTCTTTCTCAAGGCTTCGACGATGCGCGTCCGTTCTGTGAGACTGACTGCATCCCGGACGACCATTCTCAGCCCTTCCTCCGGTGCCTTCGATCTCAATGCCACGATATCTCCGCAGGCCAGCTCCGGGCCCGTTGTCGTGACAACGGCCCGCTCAATGTAATGCTGCAGCTCACGAACATTCCCCGGCCACGCAACCTCACTGAGCGCCTGCATGACATCGGGCGAAACCGTTCTCGGCGCCTGCCGATGCCGTTTACAAGACGCCACGACAAAATGATCGACAAGCAAGGCAATGTCGTCTCGCCGCTCTCGAAGCGGGGGCAGAAACAGCGGCAGAACGGCCAGACGGTAATAGAGATCCTGCCGAAATGCCTTGGCCTTCACCAACTCACTCAAATCCTTGTTGGTGGCCGACACTACACGCACCTCAACTTTGATCGGCTGGTTTCCTCCCACCCGCTTGACCTCTCCTTCCTGCAACACCCGCAACAGTTTGGCCTGGAAGGTCGGCGTCGTATCGGCGATTTCATCCAGGAAGATCGTCCCGCCGTCGGCCTCTTCGAATAAACCCCGCTTGTTGGCCGTCGCACCGGTAAACGATCCCTTCATATGGCCGAACAACTCACTCTCCAACAACGTCTCCGGAAGCGATCCGCAATCGACCACTACGAACGGCTTATCCCGCCGATCACTGAGGCGATGAATCGTTTTGGCGACCAATTCCTTACCTGTACCGCTTTCGCCCTGGATCAGGACCGTGGCCTGACTCTCTGCGACTAGGACAATCATGTCGAACAGCTGCTGCATGGCCGCGCTGCGACCGATGAGATCGCCCAAATGCTCTCGTACCGTCAGAGCGGGAAG harbors:
- a CDS encoding hemerythrin domain-containing protein is translated as MVSPECRRTSITVDPVALLKREHRKILDQLAMIETAMSPRSVGGGEARGMDRGTLRELLRFFTGPVDVHFKREAVLVGDLQRILGRKQEKQEQFQSFLDEHRILKADATAVMRTLRRKRADGRDPAALQSLGGVRTLNTELRALIRRYRGHISSEERLLFVLAEMRMTAEQKRRISRRMLEV
- a CDS encoding Crp/Fnr family transcriptional regulator; translation: MKRKPCSIERCDTCALRAKVVLCDLKGSDLAEFQTIKRTLDYAPHQTVFYEGHACLGLYLLCAGKVKLTRSSARGQRQIVRILGPGELIEKHVFGERALHEVTCETLEPSQVCVIDKERYLAVIHRNPQLAIKLIQLLSHEVGVNMDHLDQFTFKTARERLAGLLLELGDRFGKKDDDHVRVGLTLKREEVAEMAGITVETAIRLLGLFRDEALLTIDGRTITLLNPDRLARIARR
- a CDS encoding formylglycine-generating enzyme family protein, which gives rise to MERKGTKQCRIWERMISAVVMTAAFLVVAQAAWALDTQDIVVEWTAAGKKLAAQRVANVKSKDELVLVPAGEFIMGSDKKTDRLAYRGEMPQRRVYLDAFEIGKYEVTALEYLKFILATDRKPQLDWRYDGGNFQETMAHHPIMHVSWYDADAYCKWAGRRLPTEAEWEKAARGTDGRLFPWGPELAGPTRANFGRTGLSGPVRDRPERLLLYPPIISVDRYDKAVSPYGLYQVIGNVSEWVSDWYDKDYYASAPDRNPKGPEAGTQKAFRGGGWMDSTTTMRVAMRNGTDPHTKINWMGFRCARDAQEPAGTKVSMVVK
- a CDS encoding formylglycine-generating enzyme family protein — encoded protein: MSGNRKSSVWYASVLSCLLPLASCLVAWSVAHANHESSAQPPLWTPLDEVEQMAMIEVPGGMVTVPAGEFLMGSDPRKDPAAGPQEQPLHRVTLDAFEIDRYEVSNVEYLRFALSTGASWPQFWRAKPFPDKMATHPVINVSWQEADAYCRWAGKRLPTEAEWEKAARGSDGRMFPWGDEPAGWIKSNIAHPGSKRGAKYPPLANINRYDKGVSPYGVYQLAGNVSEWVSDWFDPEYYRLGVNENPQGPKTGELKVFRGGSWNEDPEVARSAGRNGGEPTRKSYLTGFRCAKSSQQESAGPVLTTEVVVPPPPVPHRPHK
- a CDS encoding carboxypeptidase-like regulatory domain-containing protein, whose protein sequence is MTIKTQLIAGILALAVGSPALAYEEATVSDGGTITGTVKLDGAVPKPKGYNLTTLPDPFYCGRISDGQGWRILQPFQVGSDGEFRDVVVYLEGIEKGKPFEEKTVPQIEARDCLFLPFTTVVRDDQSVTVVNMDPVMHDIQAYETSNLGARVLFNVPLPMNSQHPRNFKDRTEAGMYHKHMAGPPMKQLVNLSKNRRIFVMQCGFHAYMESWGLAITNPYFAKTDEQGRFTLTDVPPGTYKLVVWHPYVRTTTEQTVTVSPKGTVEAAISVPAPTGRLYANEVLDHAYTRYNVTEEAKKEIDPLVHKQDH
- a CDS encoding sigma-54 interaction domain-containing protein, with protein sequence MAGSQPEVCAVPSFSDPILVARVEAIRQLAGGISDRVAVVDREFNIVYANSSAWTNREPGDADAHQAKCYQAFAQRTDPCGACPATKVFETPDVQSISCGTEGDGTACGMRQAFPLAAGDGQVTSMLVLFNPLSQTTLRTALPVSNDLPALTVREHLGDLIGRSAAMQQLFDMIVLVAESQATVLIQGESGTGKELVAKTIHRLSDRRDKPFVVVDCGSLPETLLESELFGHMKGSFTGATANKRGLFEEADGGTIFLDEIADTTPTFQAKLLRVLQEGEVKRVGGNQPIKVEVRVVSATNKDLSELVKAKAFRQDLYYRLAVLPLFLPPLRERRDDIALLVDHFVVASCKRHRQAPRTVSPDVMQALSEVAWPGNVRELQHYIERAVVTTTGPELACGDIVALRSKAPEEGLRMVVRDAVSLTERTRIVEALRKTGGNRLRAAKLLKISRAGLYNKLREYGLQ